From one Meles meles chromosome 18, mMelMel3.1 paternal haplotype, whole genome shotgun sequence genomic stretch:
- the SNX11 gene encoding sorting nexin-11: MGFGCRMLENQELEEVITVRVQDPRVQNEGSWNSYVDYKIFLHTNSKAFTAKTSCVRRRYREFVWLRKQLQRNAGLVPVPELPGKSTFFGSSDEFIEKRRQGLQHFLEKVLQSVVLLSDSQLHLFLQSQLSVPEIEACVQGRSPMTVSDAILHYAMSNCGWVQEERQGSSHLAKGDQPKSCCFLPRSGRRSSPSPPPREEKDHFEVWAPVVDSEAPSLESPPLLPSPSPSCCDFTRPDEDASAPQPVRRAVGGDRAVPLDPGQLETVLEK, encoded by the exons ATGGGCTTTGGGTGTAGGATGTTggaaaaccaagagctggag GAGGTGATCACTGTGCGTGTTCAGGACCCCCGCGTGCAGAATGAGGGCTCCTGGAATTCCTATGTGGATTATAAGATATTTCTCCAC ACCAACAGCAAGGCCTTCACTGCCAAAACGTCCTGTGTGCGTCGCCGCTACCGTGAGTTCGTGTGGCTGAGAAAGCAGCTCCAGAGAAATGCTGGTTTGGT GCCTGTACCTGAACTTCCTGGGAAGTCAACCTTCTTCGGCAGCTCTGATGAGTTCATCGAGAAGCGGCGACAAGGTCTGCAGCACTTTCTGGAAAA GGTCCTGCAGAGTGTGGTCCTCCTCTCAGACAGCCAGTTACATCTCTTCCTACAAAGCCAGCTCTCGGTGCCCGAGATAGAAGCCTGCGTCCAGGGCCGAAGCCCCATGACCGTGTCTGACGCCATTCTCCACTACGCTATGTCCAACTGTGGCTGGGtccaggaagagaggcagggctCCTCTCACCTGGCTAAAGGAGACCAGCCAAAGAG TTGCTGCTTTCTTCCAAGATCCGGCAGGCGGAGCTCTCCCTCACCACCTCCCAGGGAGGAAAAGGACCATTTCGAGGTGTGGGCTCCCGTTGTTGACTCTGAAGCTCCTTCCTTGGAAAgcccccctctccttccctccccctcaccaTCATGCTGTGATTTTACAAGACCTGACGAGGACGCCTCTGCTCCTCAACCTGTGAGGAGGGCCGTGGGAGGGGACCGTGCCGTGCCTTTGGACCCTGGGCAGTTAGAAACGGTTTTAGAAAAATGA